TTgatctttgggggaaaaaatgggaAGCAAGAAAACAAAGTCAATAATTAACAATCCACCCAGTCTGTGTGATCTGAGGAGGCGTCAAATCAGATAAAGAGAGTAAGAGATTCCACCTACTTCTTTTTCACACAGCAAATGATGAGTCCGAGGGCAGACAGCAGTAAGGCTCCACCTCCCACCACTGTGATGAGGATGACAGTCAAGTCTGTGAGCAGAGACATAAAGAGACAGATGAAGAGGCAGCTGGGGTTAGCTCTACAATGAACTTGAGGCATCTCCAAAAGCAGCTGTCATCTTTCCGAAGGTGGAACGCCACACATGTGGCTCCTTGTGTGCATTTGGGGCTCCTCACATCACGAAGTGCTTATTTCCTGTCCTTTTGGATCTGGGTCAGCCAATAGAAGGCAACTGTGCCAGTTCTGGGCCTAACTTTTAAGAGAATGTCAGCTTGCACTCTCTCTCAGAGAGAAAGCCAGCTACTATGTAAGAAGTCTGACTCTGCTGAgaccaccatgctgtgaggaagcccaagctagcCATGTACAGACCCCACTGGGGAAAAAACCAATCCAGTGAGAACCAAGGGCCCTAGACATATGTCTCCAGTTGAATTCTCCAAGCCATCCTCTCTATTTGTTCAAGGCTTCTGGTTGGGGCCCCAGATATCCTGGAGCACAGATAAGACACACTGCTATGCCCTGTCTGAATTCCTGATCCACAAATTGTGGGTAAACAAAATGGCTATTGCCTAAGCCACCAAATTTTGTGGTAGTTCGTTTATAGCAATTAACAACTGAAACAAACTAAGGGACCTACCAGATCGACTCCAAAGGCTACTCCTGGCCTACACCAGGTGTGTTCCACCGATTGCCACAGTCTGTCTTGGAGAAGAGAAGAgcagaggaagacaggagaaaGCAGGGAGTCAAAAGTCAGAAGTGAGGCAGCTAAAGGGAGGGTTGTTTCCTTTGTGCTGTCCTTTTCCTGCAGCTTCACAAacgaaaaagaaaataaatcagaggGGGAACCCTGTACCAAAAAGAGATTTAGAATGTCTTGCTTGTTCACCAAGAGAGCAAAAGGTGAGATCCAAAGGAaagaggaatggaaagaaatgacagaaagTGAATCTAAGAGACGAAAAAAACCCAGGAGGTAACCTGTGAGTGTGGAGAGGTTTTCACTTGTGGCATTTGGCTCCCACCAGTTCTTTTGAGGCTAACCAGTTGTGCGGCTTGGATGGACCCTCAATCACACTGACCcccagaaaggaaaagggaaaaaagcagcCTCCACGGTCCCTTCTGGTTCTGACACTGTGATGCTCTGTGCCTTCACCGAGTAAAGGGCAGACACGGCCCCACCACAGCCTGTCTTGACACACCTGCATTCCCTTGCTTGATACCCTTCAGTGGTGCCCACGACTTTGAGGAACAAAGGCAAACTCATCATCCTGGCTCCAAGGCCTCCCATGGAGGGTATTTCATGGATTCCAACATTTCACTGAGACGAAATAAAAAACCATGTACCTGTCAGACTTTTCAGGTACATGTGTTTAATTCACAACACTGAATCCCACGATACTTTTATGAGGTGGCTATTATCTACTCTCTGTGGATGAGGAAGACCACAGGTGTGGAGAGACTTCCCCTATGCAAAAGAGAGATGAATGGTAAAGGATGCTGGCAGATTGACTAAAAAAAATCTAGGCTGGCCAAAAGAATGCAGTCAAAGGGATGGCGTGAGTTCCTAACCTAAAAGCATCAAAAGACCTTATAGGCCTCCTCCAGTCTCTTGTGGATCTCTCTGCCTCTGCCATGAAAACAGCCCAGGCTGAAGGATAAGAGACCATGTAGTATCAAGCCAAGTAATCTCAGTTGTCTCAGATGATCTTAGCTGAGCCTCAGCTTTTTGAAAGCACCAAGCTAAGATCAGCAAAGTCCTCTAGCCAACCTGTAGCTGCCAGCAGGTGCATGAATGACAGAGCCCAGATAAGTCCAGCTCAGACCAAAATTGGGCCCAGCCAACACTGGAGCAATAACAGATGGCTGCTATTAAGCCACTATGTTCTGGGATGGTTTGTTACTCAGCACTATTGATGCAATAGCTGACTGATACATGGACAGTCAGGACTCAATCTGTGTTTCTGACTTGTCTCCAGGCTTGCTCCCTATCCTCCAGCTGACAATTTTCTGTTTATCACCATCCCCAAAGACCCTGAAGGCCCTTACCCACAGTCCTTGGGGTAAGTGTCACCCAGAAGAGCAGGTCTAGCTGCTTGCCATTCGCGGGGCTGCAGTTAGAGATGTTGACCCAGAAGCTGTGATGGTGGAAGCTCGGCTTGGGGAGCGCATCCTCGTCCAGACTGAAGATCTCCTCAGCCCGGGTCCGCTGCTCCTGGATGATCATGAATGCACGCCCTGTCTGGCATACCACACCGGTCCGCTCCTTAAAGAAAGTCAGGCAGGCCACCTGGTCTCTGGGCACGCTGATGTTCCAGGACACCGAGGTGAGGGATGGTAGGCCCCGATCCCAGTTGGGGGTCCTCAGGTAGACCTTGCTTTTTGTGTCGGGGGTCACCGTGAAAACGCCTTCCTCtgcaggaaagggagggagatcCAGACAGATGTTTCATTCAGTCAACATGGAGAGGAAAGGGAGCGGTGGGGGAGATGAAGTCCAACTGTCCAGACTGGTGCTGTCTAacaactttctgtgatgatggaaatctTCTGGATCTGCACCGTCTGATAGGGTAGCCACCAGCTACAAGAactgcattttaaatttgtttcatgttaatgtattattattagttatttttgagatggagtctcactctcttgcccaggctagagtgcagtggcacaatctcagctcactgcaacctccacctctcaggttcaagcaattctccagcctcagcctcctgagtagctaagactacaggcatgagccaccatgcccagctaattttatgtacttttagtagagatggggtttcaccatgttggccaggctggtctcgaactcctgagctcaagtgatctgcctgccttggcctcccaaacagctgggattacaggcatgagccactgtgcccagcctcatattaatttaaattcaaatagtTACATGTGGCTAGCACCACTATATTGGTCAGTGCTGGATCAGTCTCAGAGTAGGTACTCAGgacttttgaaaaaaaacaaaacaggcaaacaaaaacCAGGCTAGTTTCCCAAACTGGTGGTTATCTCAGCTTCCCTTCAGAAATGCTCTCAACGTAGCTACTACGTTCATCTATTGCCTTGCTCCAGGGTGGGGCTGGTATAGACTGATTTGTGTTTCAGAGATTAAAATATCTTCAGGTTCTGGGAAGAGTTCTAGAACTGCAAAGCTGAAAGAGCTCCTGACATGTCAACTAATCCCTTCCTTACCTTCAGGAGAGATAAAACCCACACATTCCACACTGATGAGAATGTGTCTTATTTGCAAAGACTCCTTGGAAGGAGTTTCTCTGGTAACCTTGGAGATATCAGGCAGCCTGGACCCACTTTGACCTTATGACCAAAGATTCTTCTCCCTCCCACTCACACCTCAGAGAATAAGAGTATGAAATAAACATCAAACGAAGGTCTTGGTCAATTTTAAAATGGCCTCTAACTTTACGTGCTTGGAGCAACTTGTAATGGTGACTGTGACTTTTAAAGTCAACCATGTAGAAGTCACGTTGTGAGCCATTTGGACCTCATTTATTGCCTCAGAACATGGAGACCACATGCCAGCCTCCCAGGAGGGTCGCATCTGCTCAGCCGTGCTGTTGGACTCTGGCTCTGGAGACTCACCTCCCTCCCAacgctcctcctcctgggctctcTGCACTGCATTCTGAATTGTAAAAGCAGAGTCATAAAAATGTCTGCCTAAGGATTTTTATGTCACTACCTTAAAAATCCGGGACTGGGGAATATTTGGCTATTTCTCATTTATGTCCTGCCTGCTTCCAAAAAAGACTCAAACCTGATTATGTGTTTTGCTGCCTACCAACCATCGCCTCCCACTGtcagaaacattttttatttctaatctcAGGAATTTTCCATGCTAGGTTAATGGTAAAGTCAGGATTAGGACTCACTATCTTTCAAATTTCTTGTGCAAGGACCAGCATACTGAGCTATTCCTTCTCTCCAAACTCGTAACTTAATTAAGGTGAtcacaaaactaaaataaaatgaacacttaAACTAAGGGGGCATGGAGATAGGGGAGACCCCCCTTACCTTTGAAATAAGGTATAAAGGACACCGTCAGGCCCTGCCTGGAGGCCTCTTGTCGGAAGCTGGGGGCAAAGGTGCGAAGGGTCACCGAGATGTTCTGCTTCACCTGGATCTGCTCGATAGAGCCTCCCGGGCAGAAAGAGCCGAAGTACAGGTCCTGGCTGGGTATGGCACTGGCTACGAGGTAGCTGAAGCTGGTGTTGCACGGCTTCTCATGCGTATGCTGCTGCAGCTTCTGGGCTGGCAACAGCACCAGGCTGAGCCTGTCTTTGGGCACCAGCAACTTCCAGGAGAAGTCATGCAGCTCCACAGGCAGGTGGAGGATGTCACTGGGCACCTGGAGTGAGTAGGACTTCCTTTGGCAGTACCGGTGGTCTGTGCAGCCTGGAAGAAGTGGGGCATGCTAGCCATGGACACAGGAGACCAGAAGTGCACCCTCCCCAGCTCTCCCATCAGACCGAGGTTGGGGGTCTGCATGCTGCCCTGCGTTTCCCTTCCATCTCTCTTTTCCCACCTTGCCCTCCACTTCCGGCTCCTCTGTGTACCTTTTCTAGCGGTCCCTCTGCTCTCTCACATTCTTACTGTTTACTAAGCTGGCAAACAAACTTCTGGGTAGTACTCAGGGTCaaaatttcctctccttttttgcTTAAGTTCTTCcttctgtgtatctgtgtcttAGATGCTAAGTGTCATGGGGCAGGGCACAGGTTTCACTCCACCCAAACATGTTGCCCAAGAGGCAGTTCTGGGCAGTGGTTGGAGCTGTGAGTGGTATTGGGGAGATGTCAGTTCGTCTTCTGACTCTGCCACTTCCTAACAGGGTGTTCTCGGGCAGGTTACTTTGCCTCTTGTGGCCTTAGTTCCTGCATTTGTAGAGATGCTAAGAGCACATATCAGAAGTCACAGCAGCCCAGCAGGGAGGTGGCTCTTGGTTTACTGGCCTTCAGtcatcaaacattttttttttttttttttttttttgagacggagtctggctctgttgctcaggctagagtgaagctgtgcaatcttggctcactgcaacctccacctcccaggttcaagcgactctcctgcctcagcctcccgagtagctgggattacaggcatccaccaccatgcccggctaattttttgtatttttagttgagattgggtttcgccatgttgggcaggttggtctggaactcctgacctcaggttatctgcctgccttggcctcccaaagtgctgggattacaggcatgagccactgagcccggctgaTCAAACATTTTTAAGTGACTAGTGCATGTCCAGCACCGGTAGGGGCTACCTGGATGAAAAACAGAATGAGCCAAAGTTCTTGACCTCAGGAATTGCAGTCTTATGTGAGAGAAGACAAGAGGACAGTAAGTATGGAAgtgggggtgtggggtgtggggggatGGGGATGGGAGAGGCTGGGGAAATCTGAGCAAAAGAGGAGAGGATCTCACAAGAGGAAGATTGGAAGGCTGGGCAGAGAGACATAAGCCTGAAAATGGGGCAGTGTGACACATTTCTGAGGGCCGCAGGCTCCACCTGAGGCTGGTTCCAAAGGGATGTATTGACACTCACTCTGCTTGCCTCTTGGTCACCCTTGCTCACCTGCACtgtgggtggtttttttttttttttttttgagtcttactctgttgcccatgctagagtgcagtggtgcaatctcggctcactgcaacctctgcctcccaggttcaggtgattctcctgcttcagcctcctgagcagctgagattacaggcgcctgccactacgcccagctaatttttgtatttttagtagagaaggggtttcaccatgttggccagctggtcttgaactcctgacctcaagtgatccaccagcctcagcctctcaaagtgctgggattacaggcgtgagccatcgtgcccggccagatGGGCCTTTTTGATCATATGATTTACAGTGTACCGAGGGAACCCCACTAAGGCAAGGCAGGGAGAGAAGAGCTGTCCACAGCCCGGGACGAATGCACTAATTCAGGGGCGTACTTATGTTTTTTTCCACATTCATCCACAGACGTGTCAGATTATCACAAAGGAAGGAGATTTTGTGTTTGGAGCCAGATGTCAGGGTGAGGTTGGTGCTGCAGGTCCGAGATTCTAGACACACGAAACAGCCAGGGACAAACTTGCGGCTCTGTTTGACGGGCCGTGGCTCGATGGTAAGTGACGTGGCTCGCTCATTACTCAAGTCAACCATGTAGATTTTATCTGAAACCACAAACAGAAAACAGGTATGAAGCATGGATCAGCAGCAACCACAGGAAATGGCTAAAATTGGTAGAAAACCTCTCCTGAGGAAGAAAATGGCATATCAGATCATGGATGGATAATGCTGGAAAAACGTATTATTAAGGCAACATtacaataactataaaataaaattaaaaagaaaaataatggacttcactgcaataaaaacaaagagaaaatcatCATAAATGTGGAATAAACACAAactataaaagtgaaaaaaagattaaaatatttgtctGATGATAGGTGCTACAAATAAGGTTAAAGGACAAGGGACACATCGGGAGAAAGTGTTTGCAATATAGAAGGACTGAGCAGCTCTTGGAAAAGGAGACATAAAtgaccaaatatttaaaatatagaaagttcTTAATGTCACTTGTAATcagaaaatgcaagttaaaacaaaGTGTTACTGTATCGCACTCCTCAGATCTGGGGGAAATGTAGATGTCTGGCAATACTGAAAGCCGGGGAGAGTACAGGAAACAGGCCCTTTTGTACCCGGCCGGTGGGAGCCTGGAACAGCCTGTTACAGAAACATAGGAATTAGTAAAAGAACGAACTCTTATCCCTTCTGGGAACCAAACAGTGTGACATGGCCACGTGTGCCCACGTTTAACTGCAGCACTGTGATTGTGGAAAACGAGACCACCTTATACTGGAATAGAGAAACTATGGGGACATTCacaaatggaatattatgcagctgttaaaaagaatgagggaggccaggcacagtggttcacagttgtaatcctagtactttgggaggctgaggcgggcggatcacctgaggtcaggagttcaagatcagcctgggtaacatgttgaaaccccatctctactaaaaatacaaaaattagccaggtgtggtggcacatgcctgtaatcccagctacttgggaggctgagacaggagaatcgcttgaacccaggaggcggaggttgctgtgagccgggattgagccactgcactccagcctagtgacagagtaagactctgtctcaaaaaaaaaaaaaaaaaaaagagggagatttgaaaacctaaatataatATTGAGCAAAACAGCAAGTTGTAGATAATATGTAGAGTATGATACAATGCAGATGGTAAAATCTCTCTGTGAAACAAAAATAGCTATTTATGTGTACAGACTTATGTATGCAggtgaagagaaaaaaacatctGGAGAGAAATATGACAAATCTGTGACTGTGGTTACCCCAGGTGGGGAGCCTGGGAGTGAAGACAGACTGGGTTGTCAAGGAGGATTTTAGCTTTGcctataatatttaaatttctaacAAGAACATATTTACCTATTTCTTGTATCATTTGGAAAACTGCCAGATTATTGGTCATTTAGGTGATTTCTATAATTTTGCcattagaaataaatgaatagtgccaggcatggtggctcacacctgtaatcccagcactttgagaggctgaggcaggtggattgcttgaggtcaggagttgcagaccagtctggccaacatggtgaaaccttgtctctactaaaatataaaaattagccaggcatggttgcgggcgcctgtaatcccagctacttgggaggctgaggcacaagaatcagttgaacccaggaggtggaggttgcagtgagccgggatcacgccatttcactccagcctgggcaacagagcaagactctgtctaagaaaaaataaaagaaagaaagaaaagaaaaggaaaagaaagaaagaaagaaagaaaaaagaatagggaTACCTTTTCAACTCTTTAGAATAGATTACCAGCTTGGTTTATAAAAGAgtcatttcactttttaatgttATCCCTAGAAAGCTCTATATCACAGATGCCTGGGGATCAACTTCTACTGAGTTGCTTTtgaatttcatt
The sequence above is drawn from the Rhinopithecus roxellana isolate Shanxi Qingling chromosome 1, ASM756505v1, whole genome shotgun sequence genome and encodes:
- the CDCP1 gene encoding CUB domain-containing protein 1 isoform X2 gives rise to the protein MQEGVKMALHLPWFHPRNVSGFSIANRSSIKRLCIIESVFEGEGSATLMSANYPEGFPEDELMTWQFVIPAHLRASVSFLNFNLSNCERKEERVEYYIPGSTTNPEVFKLEDKQPGNMAGNFNLSLQGCDQDAQNPGILRLQFQVLVQHPQNESNKIYMVDLSNERATSLTIEPRPVKQSRKFVPGCFVCLESRTCSTNLTLTSGSKHKISFLCDNLTRLWMNVEKNISCTDHRYCQRKSYSLQVPSDILHLPVELHDFSWKLLVPKDRLSLVLLPAQKLQQHTHEKPCNTSFSYLVASAIPSQDLYFGSFCPGGSIEQIQVKQNISVTLRTFAPSFRQEASRQGLTVSFIPYFKEEGVFTVTPDTKSKVYLRTPNWDRGLPSLTSVSWNISVPRDQVACLTFFKERTGVVCQTGRAFMIIQEQRTRAEEIFSLDEDALPKPSFHHHSFWVNISNCSPANGKQLDLLFWVTLTPRTVDLTVILITVVGGGALLLSALGLIICCVKKKKKKTNKGPAVGVYNGNINTEMPRQPKKFQKGRKDNDSHVYAVIEDTMVYGHLLQDSGGSFLQPEVDTYRPFQGTMGVCPPSPPTVCSRAPTAKLGAEELPPCSPPESESELYTFSHPNNGDVNSKDTDIPLLNTQEPVEPAE